Within Nitrospirota bacterium, the genomic segment GGATTCTCGCGAGGATGTACTAATCTTGCACTAATAGCCATTGCATTGGGTGTGTGGTTTAGAGGAGGAGCCAAAGAAGCGTAGAGTAATCTGACGTAAATCTTAGTTTTAATATCCCTTGAAGCTGAAGATTAGTAAGTGCAAGAAATAACCCATTGTTCTTCAACCGATACTTCCTGAAAGTGAGAGTTATTCACTAGCCTTCGTGATACAATATTTCACAAATTGATAAAATGTGGAAGCCTTCTTCCATCCTCATATATTTTTTGACAAGGTTCAAACTATCTGCTATAAAGATTATAAAGAAAGAATAGGTCAGGATTTAACCTGCATTGTGTGATTTAACTTGCACTATGCCTTCATGGGAGGTCAAAAATGGCAGCTGAAAAAGGGCAGGTAGTAATGGTCGAGACAGGACCGATTGTTCTATACTGGACGTGTCCTAATTGTAATAGAGATAATCAGGCAGATATTAAGAGAGGCTTTGATCACATCAAAGAAATTGAATGTGAGTGCGGAACCGTCATTACAAGACAGGGTGAAGTCCCATGGGTAGTAAAATGAGGCAAAACTGTTGCTGATATTTAGGGCTGATATCTAGGCTGATATTTAGGGACAGCGACCATTTTTGTTAAAATCCGAAGCTTAACACTATTGTTATGATAGCTTTCTACCAGGAATCGTTAATCTTCATCACACAATCAATCTAACTCTTTGTAGGTGAAATGTTTAAATGAATGTTATGGACAAGGTCAATTACCGTAACCTCTGGTGGTGATAGAAAACGGATTGGTGGCCCCCATGTCCCTGCACCCCTACTCACATATAAATAGGAATTATTCAGCAGTTTTAACTGTCCTGCGTCAATGGGATAATATAGTCGTGTAAAGAGATTAAAGGGGAAGAATTGTCCCTTATGGGCATGTCCTGAAAGCTGTAAATCAAAAAGACCAATTACATTTTTATCAAGAAGGGGTCTGTGTTTGAGTAATAGATTAAACTTTTCACGGGGAAGGCTTAAGAGCAATTCCTTTTCTGGGATTTCTTTGAAAAGACCGTAATGTTGTCCAGCAGGGTCGTCAATACCAGCGATATTGATTAATCCAGCAACAGTGATTCCTTCTCCCCTCAGAACTTTAAAGCCTGCCCTTTCTGTAAAGTCCAGTGCCTGAGGAAGCCCTGCATAGAATTCATGATTTCCGGTTACCGCAAATTTCCCATATCTTGGATTGATCTCCTTCAGGAGTTCTGCAAGTCCGGAAAGACTATTAATCTGTCCATCAACCAGGTCTCCAGTAG encodes:
- a CDS encoding metallophosphoesterase, with translation MSLFLITFFLLYGGMHLYAFLKAKVAFAFGTKISIYFIPFMLLMVVTPFIVRLSERSGLEFVARLMSYIGYTWMGVLLLFVSASFIIDIYRFLVYSSSFIFQRDLSPINPSVRFSFYAPLLLSVIISIYGYFEARNISTERIMLRTYKIPEEIGRLRIVQISDIHLGLIVREERLKRILNEVKAANPDIIVSTGDLVDGQINSLSGLAELLKEINPRYGKFAVTGNHEFYAGLPQALDFTERAGFKVLRGEGITVAGLINIAGIDDPAGQHYGLFKEIPEKELLLSLPREKFNLLLKHRPLLDKNVIGLFDLQLSGHAHKGQFFPFNLFTRLYYPIDAGQLKLLNNSYLYVSRGAGTWGPPIRFLSPPEVTVIDLVHNIHLNISPTKS